The following coding sequences lie in one Arthrobacter sp. PGP41 genomic window:
- a CDS encoding alpha/beta fold hydrolase, which produces MNQQNERVERKPVHTQPSQPPGVEPPSFRGSLPWMRRPLVPRIVTTRSLTSHVHTLAGPPGSSGPVFVLLHGIGMSHRYFRRLQAILARHGDTHAIDLPGFGSTPTPDRQLSIPDYADHTAATLEKMGAGPAVVVGHSMGAQFAAELAVRHPASVSHLVLLGPVVDPARRTVRQQSLALGLDALRESPAGNAIVLGDYVRSGLRWYLTELPVMMSYALEANVAVASQPVLVLRGSRDPVAPGPWCEKLAATAPDGRFVEIPGKPHIVQHGAPGATAAEILAHAGT; this is translated from the coding sequence ATGAACCAGCAGAACGAGCGCGTTGAAAGGAAACCCGTGCACACCCAACCCAGCCAGCCGCCCGGCGTCGAACCACCGTCATTCCGCGGGTCCCTGCCCTGGATGCGCCGGCCGCTGGTTCCGAGGATCGTCACCACCCGATCCCTGACCTCACACGTCCACACCCTGGCAGGTCCTCCGGGCTCATCCGGACCGGTCTTCGTCCTGCTGCACGGCATCGGGATGTCGCACCGGTACTTCCGCAGGCTCCAGGCCATCCTTGCCCGGCACGGGGACACGCACGCCATCGACCTGCCCGGTTTCGGGTCAACGCCCACGCCGGACCGGCAGCTCAGCATCCCCGACTACGCTGATCACACCGCCGCAACGCTGGAAAAGATGGGCGCCGGTCCGGCCGTGGTGGTGGGACACTCCATGGGTGCCCAGTTCGCCGCCGAGCTCGCAGTCCGGCACCCCGCCAGCGTCTCCCACCTTGTGCTCCTGGGGCCAGTGGTGGACCCGGCACGCCGGACCGTCCGCCAGCAATCCCTGGCCCTGGGCCTGGACGCGCTGAGGGAAAGCCCGGCGGGAAATGCGATCGTCCTCGGGGATTACGTCCGCTCCGGCCTGCGCTGGTACCTCACCGAACTTCCGGTCATGATGTCCTACGCGCTGGAGGCCAACGTGGCGGTCGCGTCCCAGCCGGTCCTGGTCCTCCGCGGCTCGCGCGATCCGGTGGCACCGGGGCCCTGGTGCGAAAAATTGGCCGCCACCGCGCCGGACGGCCGGTTCGTGGAAATACCGGGCAAGCCACATATCGTCCAGCACGGGGCGCCCGGTGCAACTGCCGCGGAAATCCTCGCCCACGCCGGCACCTAG
- a CDS encoding diacylglycerol/lipid kinase family protein has product MKTEQAFESIVIIFNPNSSGDAPRLAEQLREELGELLPYASDVTLQPTDHAGHAVELARDAASGGRDVLIVSVSGDGGYNEVVNGVMQAGNPRAVCAVMAAGNANDHRRTTGTGPLGAAITGGAVRHIDLLRIRKGDGPDAAAEYAHSYIGFGLTPVMAIDLEKGSKGALKELFSVMRTFSKFKPFEIRQSGGGRRKFDSLVFANIPRMAKYATLSEADNLPSDGKFEVVMFPHRSKLQVLLTALRAATKGLGHQPSASSYWFTTLKPIPYQVDGEVKSVDANTRITIESVPAALATLG; this is encoded by the coding sequence ATGAAAACTGAACAGGCCTTTGAGTCAATCGTCATCATCTTTAATCCCAACAGCAGCGGCGACGCCCCACGGCTTGCCGAGCAACTGCGGGAGGAGCTCGGAGAGCTTCTTCCCTATGCCTCGGATGTCACCCTGCAACCCACGGACCACGCCGGGCATGCCGTTGAGCTGGCCCGCGATGCTGCTTCGGGCGGCCGGGACGTGCTGATCGTCTCCGTCAGCGGAGACGGCGGCTACAACGAAGTTGTCAACGGTGTGATGCAGGCCGGCAACCCCCGCGCGGTATGCGCGGTCATGGCGGCGGGGAACGCCAACGATCACCGCCGCACCACCGGCACCGGGCCCCTGGGGGCTGCCATCACCGGCGGTGCCGTCCGCCATATCGACCTCCTGCGCATCAGGAAGGGCGACGGGCCGGACGCTGCTGCCGAGTATGCACATTCCTACATCGGCTTCGGCCTGACGCCGGTCATGGCGATCGACCTGGAAAAGGGCAGCAAGGGCGCCTTGAAGGAACTGTTTTCCGTGATGAGGACTTTTTCGAAGTTCAAGCCGTTCGAAATCCGCCAAAGCGGAGGAGGGCGCCGCAAGTTCGACAGCCTTGTGTTCGCCAACATCCCGCGGATGGCCAAATACGCCACCCTCAGCGAAGCCGACAACCTGCCCTCGGACGGCAAATTCGAAGTAGTCATGTTCCCCCACCGCTCCAAACTGCAGGTGCTCCTGACAGCGCTCCGGGCAGCCACCAAAGGCCTCGGCCACCAGCCCAGCGCCAGCAGTTACTGGTTCACCACGCTCAAACCCATTCCGTACCAGGTGGACGGAGAAGTGAAATCCGTTGATGCCAACACGCGGATCACCATTGAAAGCGTCCCGGCTGCCCTGGCCACTTTAGGGTAA